A stretch of DNA from Mycobacterium senriense:
GCCGCCTGCGTTCCGCCGAGCATCCCGGCGTCTTGCAGCGCAAACTCTTTCAGCACCACCGAGGCGACTTCGTGCTCGATACGCTCCCGCACGGTGCGCGCGTGATGGAAGTAGGTGTACGCCTCGAATCGGTGCGTGTTGTGTGAGGTGGGCCAGTACCGGTACAGCAGATACCAGCCGCCATAGATCAGGACCTCGGTGTTCGGGAAGATCTGGAAATTGCTGATGCCCCAGGGCTCGATCCCCCCGGGGTTCAGTCCGGCCGGCAGTTCGCCGATGTCGGGGGTTCGCCACGGTCCCACCAACCCGCTGCGGGTGGCCCGCTCGATCGGATACATGTATTCCGGTGGCAGCAGCCAGCGGCGCCGCCCGGCCGTGGAGACCAACCGGTGCGGCCCGTCGAGTTGGAAATGCCCGCAAGTGAATCCGGCGTTGGGTTCGCGCACCTCGGCGGGCACCTGTTGTGAGTGCAGCGAGGGCACATGGTAATACTCCTGGAAGGCGTCGGCGAAGATCTTCCAGTTGCTGTTGTTGTGGGCCACCCAGTCGTAGCGCTCGGTCAGCTTATCGAATGGATAACCGTCGAGGCCGGTGATCATCGGACCGAGGAAGTCACGCAGGGTTTGGAGCGGTTCGGCGTCGAAGTTGATGAAGACGAAGCCGTTCCACACGTCGCAGTGCACCGGACGCAACCCGTACTGCGCGAAGTCGAGGTCGAAGAACTCCGATTCCTGCTGGACGAATTTCAGCGCGCCCTGCAGGTCGTAGCGCCAGCCGTGGTACTTGCAGGTG
This window harbors:
- a CDS encoding aromatic ring-hydroxylating oxygenase subunit alpha — encoded protein: MTRAGRPPEGSWTEHYPELGTGPVSFRDSTSREFYELEREAIFKRAWLNVARVEELPRVGSYLTKEIEVVGASVILVKGKDEQIRAFYNVCRHRGNKLVWNDFPGEETRGTCRQFTCKYHGWRYDLQGALKFVQQESEFFDLDFAQYGLRPVHCDVWNGFVFINFDAEPLQTLRDFLGPMITGLDGYPFDKLTERYDWVAHNNSNWKIFADAFQEYYHVPSLHSQQVPAEVREPNAGFTCGHFQLDGPHRLVSTAGRRRWLLPPEYMYPIERATRSGLVGPWRTPDIGELPAGLNPGGIEPWGISNFQIFPNTEVLIYGGWYLLYRYWPTSHNTHRFEAYTYFHHARTVRERIEHEVASVVLKEFALQDAGMLGGTQAALEYGIVDEFPLNDQEILVRHLHKVAVDWVEAYRREQHSVGV